One Prunus dulcis chromosome 8, ALMONDv2, whole genome shotgun sequence DNA window includes the following coding sequences:
- the LOC117636643 gene encoding probable BOI-related E3 ubiquitin-protein ligase 3, producing MAIEAQMCSENLGFPLCGSQDWMVDNGCGGGGFSHFCFNVQQKHQLQQQQQQQQQQQQQLQNQQQINQNLCFDTSFLVPTLQNNNTCSSIMASCSQTMEAQAAKQRQEIDQYIRLQNERLRLVLQEQRKQQLAMLLKKIESTTQVLLKQKDDEITQANRRRMELEDFLRKLEAENQAWQRVAQENEAMVVSLNNTLEQYRERVSCCLINGADDAESCCDNREEEEAESDGVDYEQIRMKMKVCKSCNSRSSCVLFLPCRHLCSCKACEAVLDCCPVCRTPKKASIEALIF from the exons ATGGCCATTGAAGCTCAGATGTGTTCAGAGAATCTTGGGTTTCCATTGTGTGGCTCACAGGATTGGATGGTAGACAATGGTTGTGGTGGCGGTGGGTTCAGTCACTTCTGTTTCAATGTTCAACAGAAACACCAacttcaacaacaacaacaacaacagcaacaacagcaacaacaactaCAAAACCAGCAGCAGATAAATCAAAATCTCTGCTTTGATACCAGTTTTCTGGTTCCCACTTTGCAAAACAACAATACTTGTAGCAGCATTATGGCCTCCTGTTCTCAAACTATGGAAGCTCAGGCTGCCAAGCAGAGACAAGAGATTGATCAGTACATCAGATTACAG AACGAGAGATTGAGATTGGTACTTCAAGAACAGAGAAAACAGCAGCTTGCAATGCTGTTGAAGAAAATAGAGTCTACAACCCAAGTACTATTAAAGCAAAAGGATGATGAAATAACACAAGCAAACAGGAGAAGAATGGAGCTTGAAGATTTCTTGAGAAAATTGGAGGCTGAAAACCAAGCATGGCAGAGAGTGGCACAAGAAAACGAAGCCATGGTTGTGTCCTTAAACAACACTCTAGAACAGTATAGAGAGAGAGTCTCGTGTTGTCTCATTAATGGGGCAGACGATGCAGAGTCTTGCTGTGataacagagaagaagaagaagcagagagTGATGGTGTTGATTATGAACAGATAAGGATGAAGATGAAGGTTTGCAAAAGCTGTAATTCTCGGAGTTCGTGTGTCCTGTTCCTTCCTTGCAGACACCTTTGTTCATGCAAAGCTTGTGAGGCGGTTCTTGATTGTTGCCCTGTTTGCAGAACACCAAAGAAAGCCAGCATAGAGGCTTTGATTTTCTAG
- the LOC117612152 gene encoding WD-40 repeat-containing protein MSI2 codes for MAEDQDQDAALLEEEYAVWKKNTPFLYDLIISHPLEWPSLTVHWAPSAPQPHAETSFAVHKLVLGTHTSDGYPNFLMVADALLPTSQPNFGAISEEDPEMPKVEITQKIPVDGEVNRARWMPQKPTIVGAKTSGAEVYVFDSAKHGLKPQEGGCDPDVRLKGHDKEGYGLSWSPFKEGYLLSGSYDCKICLWDVSASPQEKVLDPIHVYERHESVVGDVSWHPKNENLFGSVGDDCQLMIWDLRTNQTQHSVKAHEKEVNYLSFNPYNEWILATASSDTTIGLLDMRKLSVPLHVLSSHTEEVFQVEWDPNHETVLASYADDRRLMVWDLNRIGDEQLEGDGDDGPPELLFSHGGHKAKISDFSWNKYEPWVISSVAEDNTLQVWQIADSIYGDDYDVQASDV; via the exons ATGGCGGAGGACCAGGACCAAGATGCGGCTCTCCTTGAGGAAGAGTACGCCGTGTGGAAGAAGAACACCCCTTTCCTCTACGACCTCATCATCTCTCACCCTCTCGAATGGCCATCTCTCACCGTCCATTGGGCGCCATCGGCCCCACAGCCCCACGCCGAAACATCTTTCGCCGTACACAAGCTCGTCCTGGGTACCCACACCTCCGATGGCTACCCCAACTTCCTCATGGTCGCCGACGCCCTCCTCCCCACATCCCAACCCAACTTTGGCGCCATTTCTGAAGAAGATCCTGAGATGCCTAAG GTGGAAATAACGCAGAAGATTCCTGTTGATGGGGAAGTGAATAGGGCACGGTGGATGCCACAGAAACCAACTATTGTGGGTGCGAAGACCAGCGGTGCTGAGGTGTATGTGTTTGATTCTGCGAAACATGGGTTGAAGCCTCAAGAGGGTGGTTGTGATCCTGATGTGAGGTTAAAGGGTCATGATAAAGAAGGATATGGCTTGTCCTGGAGCCCTTTTAAGGAGGGTTACCTTTTGAGTGGTTCTTATGattgtaaaatttgtttatGGGATGTGTCTGCTTCGCCTCAAGAGAAAGTGCTTGATCCAATCCATGTTTATGAG CGTCATGAAAGTGTGGTTGGAGATGTATCATGGCATCCGAAGAACGAGAACCTATTTGGGTCTGTTGGGGATGACTGTCAGTTGATGATTTGGGACTTACGCACAAACCAAACGCAGCATTCTGTCAAAGCTCATGAGAAAGAG GTGAACTATCTTTCTTTCAATCCGTATAATGAATGGATTCTGGCGACAGCATCTTCAGATACTACCATTGGTCTGTTAGATATGCGGAAACTGTCTGTGCCATTGCATGTTCTGAGTAGCCACAC AGAGGAGGTGTTCCAGGTTGAATGGGATCCGAATCATGAAACTGTGTTGGCATCTTACGCTGATGACCGAAGGTTGATGGTTTGGGACCTCAACAG GATTGGGGATGAGCAGTTGGAGGGAGATGGTGATGATGGCCCGCCAGAACTTCTCTTCTCACATGGCGGCCATAAAGCAAAGATATCAGATTTCTCTTGGAACAAATATGAGCCATGGGTCATTTCAAGTGTAGCTGAAGACAACACTCTTCAAGTTTGGCAAATTGCTGACAGCATATATGGGGACGATTATGATGTGCAAGCTTCCGATGTTTAA
- the LOC117636642 gene encoding cyanogenic beta-glucosidase-like produces MAKCTLLLLGLLLALGCALTSSKSIKAKHLDAESKTLASLNRSSFPKGFVFGTASSAYQYEGAAKEGGRGPCIWDTYMHKHPERITDHSTGDVAVDEYHRYKEDVQIMKEIGLDAYRFSISWSRVIPKGKLSGGVNYEGINYYKNLINELLANGLTPFVTIFHWDLPQGLEDDYGGFLSPNIVDDFQDYAELCFREFGGKVKHWITLNEPLSYSKNGYATGKYAPGRCSDWLKLNCLGGDSGTEPYLVTHYQLLAHAVAVKLYKDKYQVSQKGSIGITLNTDWFVPVSDEKKDKDAASRALDFSYGWFMDPLTKGHYPQTMQSLVKNRLPEFTKEQSEMLKGSFDFIGLNYYSGTYAADVPRQNDAKPSYKTDALVNQSVEHNGVLIGPLGASDWLHVYPRGFRDLLLYTKRNYQNPLIYITENGYDDPNDPKIPMEESLADKKRIDYLDRHLYYLHKAIQDGVNVMGYFIWSLFDNIEWNTGYTVRFGINYIDFKDGLKRHPKQSANWLKKFLKTEKHVEL; encoded by the exons aTGGCAAAATGCACCCTCCTCCTTTTAGGCCTCCTGCTTGCTCTTGGTTGTGCATTGACAAGTAGTAAATCTATCAAGGCAAAGCATCTAGATGCTGAATCTAAGACTTTGGCTTCCCTCAACCGGAGCAGTTTTCCGAAGGGTTTCGTGTTCGGGACAGCTTCATCCGCCTACCAG TATGAAGGTGCTGCAAAAGAAGGTGGTAGAGGACCATGTATATGGGATACATACATGCACAAGCATCCAG agagaataACAGACCACAGCACCGGAGATGTCGCCGTTGATGAATATCATCGCTATAAG GAAGATGTTCAAATTATGAAGGAAATTGGTTTAGATGCTTACAGATTTTCAATCTCATGGTCTAGAGTGATACCAA AAGGAAAGCTAAGTGGGGGTGTGAACTATGAAGGAATCAACTATTACAAGAACCTCATCAACGAGCTTCTAGCTAATG GTCTAACCCCATTTGTCACAATTTTTCACTGGGATCTTCCCCAAGGTTTGGAGGATGATTACGGTGGTTTCTTAAGTCCTAATATTGT GGATGATTTTCAAGATTATGCAGAGCTTTGCTTTAGAGAGTTTGGTGGCAAAGTTAAGCATTGGATTACATTGAATGAGCCATTGAGTTATAGCAAGAATGGGTATGCAACTGGGAAGTATGCACCCGGACGATGTTCTGATTGGCTAAAATTAAATTGCCTTGGTGGAGATTCAGGGACGGAGCCATATTTAGTGACGCACTACCAACTTCTAGCTCATGCAGTTGCTGTAAAATTATACAAAGACAAATATCAG GTATCACAAAAGGGATCGATAGGTATAACGTTGAACACAGATTGGTTTGTGCCAGTTTCTGacgaaaagaaagacaaagatGCTGCATCACGAGCATTGGATTTCTCTTATGGATG GTTTATGGATCCCTTGACAAAGGGTCACTATCCACAGACCATGCAATCTCTTGTTAAAAACCGATTGCCCGAGTTCACTAAAGAGCAATCCGAGATGCTAAAAGgttcatttgattttattggacTAAATTACTACTCAGGAACGTATGCAGCAGATGTACCTCGTCAAAATGATGCAAAACCAAGCTACAAGACAGACGCTCTTGTTAATCAATCAG TCGAGCATAATGGCGTCCTCATTGGTCCACTG GGTGCTTCTGACTGGCTCCATGTTTACCCTAGAGGATTTCGAGATTTACTACTTTACACAAAGCGAAACTATCAAAATCCACTTATTTACATCACAGAAAATG GGTACGATGACCCTAATGATCCCAAAATTCCAATGGAGGAATCCCTTGCCGATAAGAAAAGAATCGACTATCTTGATCGCCATCTTTATTATCTTCATAAAGCGATCCA AGATGGTGTTAACGTGATGGGATATTTTATATGGTCATTATTTGACAACATAGAATGGAACACCGGTTACACCGTTAGGTTCGGCATCAACTACATAGACTTCAAAGATGGGCTGAAAAGACATCCTAAACAATCAGCGAACTGGTTGAAGAAGTTTCTTAAAACGGAAAAACATGTGGAACTTTAA
- the LOC117636885 gene encoding heavy metal-associated isoprenylated plant protein 26: MGALDHLSDLFDCSGGSSRLRKRKQFQTVEIKVKMDCEGCERKVRRSVEGMKGVTQVTVERKAHKLTVVGYVDPGKVLARVAHRTGKKVEFWPYVPYDVVAHPYAAGVYDKKAPSGYVRNVEDPQLRNLARASSTEVRYTTAFSDENPAACAVM; the protein is encoded by the exons ATGGGTGCTCTAGATCATCTCTCAGATCTCTTTGATTGCTCAGGTGGGAGTTCCAGGCTCAGGAAACGCAAGCAATTCcag ACGGTGGAGATCAAGGTGAAGATGGACTGCGAAGGATGCGAGAGGAAGGTGAGGAGATCTGTGGAGGGGATGAAAGGCGTGACGCAAGTGACCGTGGAGCGCAAGGCCCACAAGCTCACAGTCGTCGGATACGTGGACCCGGGCAAGGTGCTGGCACGTGTCGCACATCGGACGGGTAAGAAGGTGGAGTTCTGGCCATACGTCCCGTACGACGTCGTTGCCCACCCGTACGCCGCTGGGGTGTACGACAAGAAGGCTCCGTCCGGGTACGTGAGGAACGTGGAGGACCCGCAGCTCCGGAACCTCGCACGTGCGAGCTCCACGGAAGTGCGTTACACCACGGCATTCAGTGATGAAAACCCAGCCGCCTGTGCTGTCATGTGA
- the LOC117638082 gene encoding uncharacterized protein LOC117638082, translated as MERLLSSSSPTPLKLHLKPSPFLHRLGRIDSGKLNLPASQLPNLRRVSLVSCKRQNPSPLSSSSPSPSAPSNILPSLSSNQAESPNGSEPKYQLLNQIATGASKQRKAITTGAFVVLSALVLILIQPAFAPAAFASFQTATKTGSPAAAIGRRLIQTELLSSAWTGFFAGCLHTLSGPDHLAALAPLSIGRTRIESALVGALWGCGHDAGQVIFGLIFLLLKDRLHIEIIRTWGTRVVGITLLVIGAMGIKEASEVPSPCVALENGECDVSVYESLETPTVGKKKIGFATFATGIVHGLQPDALMMVLPALALPSRIAGAAFLVMFLVGTVVAMGSYTVFLGSCSQALKDRVPRITEKLTWASSLVAIALGFAIIISQFFGYSLY; from the exons ATGGAAAGGCTTCTGTCCTCTTCATCCCCAACCCCTTTGAAACTTCATCTAAAACCCTCTCCTTTTCTCCATCGACTCGGTCGCATTGACTCGGGAAAACTCAACCTCCCCGCTTCCCAACTGCCCAATCTCAGACGGGTCAGCTTGGTTTCCTGCAAACGTCAAAACCCATCTCcactgtcttcttcttctccttctccatcAGCGCCGTCGAACATTTTGCCGTCTCTCTCGTCGAACCAGGCCGAGTCTCCAAATGGATCGGAGCCAAAATACCAGCTTCTCAATCAGATCGCAACTGGGGCTTCTAAGCAGCGAAAG GCCATCACCACTGGGGCATTTGTTGTGCTTTCTGCTCTTGTTTTGATCTTAATACAACCAGCTTTTGCACCAGCAGCTTTTGCATCCTTTCAAACTGCAACGAAGACAGGTAGCCCGGCTGCTGCTATTGGGAGAAGACTGATCCAGACTGAATTACTTAGTAGTGCATGGACTGGTTTCTTTGCTGGTTGTTTACACACATTATCAGGGCCTGACCACCTAGCTGCTTTGGCTCCACTCTCAATAGGACGCACCCGCATTGAAAGTGCTTTAGTTGGAGCCCTATGGGGATGTGGTCATGATGCTGGCCAGGTTATCTTTGGCTTAATATTTCTACTGCTAAAGGATCGGCTTCACATTGAAATCATCCGAACCTGGGGCACAAGAGTTGTGGGCATTACTCTTCTAGTTATTGGTGCTATGGGCATTAAGGAAGCTTCAGAAGTCCCAAGTCCTTGCGTTGCCTTAGAGAATGGCGAGTGTGATGTTAGTGTATATGAATCTCTAGAAACCCCTACAgttgggaagaagaagattggcTTTGCTACTTTTGCCACTGGAATTGTCCATGGGCTGCAGCCAGATGCATTGATGATGGTCTTACCCGCGCTTGCCTTGCCATCTCGCATTGCTGGTGCTGCATTTCTGGTTATGTTTTTAGTTGGGACCGTGGTTGCAATGGGAAGCTATACAGTCTTTCTAGGCTCATGTAGTCAGGCACTGAAGGATAGAGTTCCCAGAATAACAGAGAAGCTAACATGGGCATCTTCCCTGGTTGCAATTGCTCTTGGGTTTGCCATAATCATCAGCCAGTTCTTCGGGTATAGCCTGTATTAG